TCGCTACATCGGATGTGTCGTCTCGCCGGCGCCCTCCCGCTCCGCGCGGGAAGGCGCCGGTCAAGCCGTCGCGCGGATCGGTAGTCGCATGTTTGTTTTTTTAGCTATTGCGGCTTGAGGCGATTAGGCCGGTCGCTTTCCACCCGACGGTCCCCACGTTTCATCGGGTAAAGTCGTATCCTTGCCAAAGCAGAATTCGCAGACCATTTCGCATCCGACAGGGCCTGCAGCGGAGATTCCGCCACGCGACACCGATAGACGTAAAACGTCCAAGCAATGTACGTTCCCGAGATTTGAGGCGACCGATTCGATCGAGAGACCCGCGCTGGAAGGTCGGGACCCAACCGCGACGGAGAATGAGATCGGTCTCCGCGGATTCGATAGGCGCTCTCAGCCTCGGCCAACGGGAGCTAGGTTAGACGGCTTTAGCGCGGTATCTGAGGATCCCGACCGGCGCGATGCCGGTTAGCGGTTGTGGGGAGCGGGCGATAGTTTTGTGACGAATTTGGCATTGGAGATCGCTTCAAGCTTGACCACGGTTGCACCGTTCGGCGGCCGTCTTGTCAGCCCCGCAATCCCGTCCGCCGCGGAGGACTCGGCGAACAGCCCACAGGCCGGCAACGGCCGCCGCAGCGAGCAGGATCCAAACGAATCCCCAGCCGTAGCGGACGTAATAAAACGGCAGCTTGAGAAACTCCTTCGAATAGATCGCGAATCCCTCTTCAACTGTCCACCAATTCTCGGCATTGAAACCGTCGGTCGGCACCGAGATGAATTGCAAGCGGTCAGCCCGCTCACCGAGTACGTGTCGAAAAACCCAGCGGCTACGGCGCGTATGATAATCGGACGTGACCACCGCCACGGTTGCCTCCGGATGGGCAATCAACATCCGCTCGAGCGATTCGGCTTCGTCGAACGTCGAAGCACACACGCCATCCAGCACGGCGATGCGATCAACGGGAACGCCAACGGCCGTGAGAATTCGGCGCGCTGCGGCATCTGAATCTAGCCCCGTGGGAGAAAAGCGATCCGCGGAGACAACGTGCGTAAGCCAAATGTCGTGGCGGATGAATCCCTTCCGATATAGCGCCGCGGCGCCGAACGGCCGCGACTCGAAATCGCCGGACAGGACCAGGCAGTAGTCGACCACCCGCGGCGGCTCACTGACATCAAGCCAGCGGCCCGCCGCGGGGAGCCACCAACCGCTGCTCAAGTAAATTGCGAACCCGAGCACGGCGATTGCCAGCCAGCGCCGCGGCCAGCGCCGGCGCCGCCGACTTATTTGGCCGGCTGAGCCGGCGGCAGGCTCTGTTCGTATTGCTCGAGGGTCCATTCGCCTACGCTCGATTTGGTCTCGCCGTGGAGTTCGATGAACGCCAGCTGGACGTAATCCTGGAACACCATTTGGATCCCTTCGCGGTCATGCCACCAGTTGGTCTCATCGAAACGGCCGCTCACGGCGGCAAAGTGAAGCCGATTGGAAACGTCACTCGGTAGCACCGAATTGAAAACGCGCCGTTCGTATCGACCGCGGAATTGTTGGCAGAGCACCTCCAGTCGCGGTGTCGGCCGTTGGTCGAGCCATTGGCCCAGTGCCCGAGCCGCCTCCCAACTGTCGCGACTCGGCCCCGGTAGGAAGACGATCGAGCCGGCCGCAATGCCGCGGCTCTTTAGGTATTCGCGGATCGCGGTCCCGTATTCAGGCCATGCGCCACAGCGCTCGCTGCGGGTCGGCGGCATTTGAAATAAGATCAATCGAGTCGCGTCACCGCGTCGAACTCTCTTGATCGCGCTGTCGATCGCCACGCGGTCGCTGGCCATCGAGGGGAGAATGACGATAAAGTCGGCGTCGGCCAGCGGCTGATCGGCAACAAGAAACCGACCAACACCGCGGAGCAATGGGGCATGCAACAGCCACAGCGCCGCGACCACCGCGATCGCAAACACGGTCGGCCGACGCCAGCGATGGCGAGGGATTGCCGGCGGTCTCGGAGTGGCGTCAACGGGCGACATACCAGATCATTTGTCAAATGCAGCCGATATGGCCGCAGCGGCGACGCTATCGCGCCGGCTCGTTGGGAGAGTCGGACCCGCTGCGGCAGACTCTGGGGGACGAACGACCGTTTGGTAGCAGCGCTCGTGGGCAGGATAGCCGCTCGATTGAAGTAGTTCAAGGATGCGGATCGGTTGGCGTGCCGACGGCGGGGCGCGCTGCTCGATGCCCCCGGTGTCAGGAGATCCCATGGGACACCCTGGATCGTTTTTTGCGATTGGGCCGCGGCAGCGTTGTCGGCGTCTTTTGGCATTTAGGACAGAGGGGCCCTATCCTGGCCGCGCGGCACCTCGCGTGCGCACGACTAACCTTGCCATCGGGTCCCGGCAAGAAGCTGAGATCAAAGATTGAGGCTGCGGCCTGAATATCGTCGATTTCCTTGCCGCACGAGTTGCACTCAGGAATGCGATCCACCTCTCATGCTCAATTGGAAGAGGCGGCGGGAACAATGCCCCTTCATGCCAAGATTATAGCCGACGACGACGCGACCGCGACCCGGTCCGGTTATTCATCCACTGGTAGAATGCGGCGATGGTCGCGATCGGTGCGACTGATCTGCTGATTCTGTTTCCGGTTTGGGCATTCGTCGGCGTGGTCGTCTGGCTGATAATCCGACCGCGCCAGCGGCGCTAGCCGCCGTGTCCTTGACAAATCCGCGCCTATACCACCTCCGGCAGTCGCGAGCGATTGGACAACGCTCCCGCCGGGATCAAAATCAGGCAGTTTGAAAACTCGGCCACCCGGAGAATCTCGATGCCGGGTTCCAAAGAGAAATCGCCGAGAACTGCTCCGCGCTCCGCCGGTGGAAAAAGTGCTAATGCCGAATTCATCCGCCAAGCCGCGAAAGCGAGCGGCACGTCGTTTCGCCCGCGGGATATTGTCGCCGCCTTGAAGGACTGGCGCGTCGTGGTAACGTGTGGCCAAGTCCGAAAGGCGTTGACATCCAGTGGCTTCTGTCGGAATCGTCGCGGCGCGGAAGCGGCCACCGCATCGTCCCCAGCCGATTCCGGGGCCATGAGCAAAGCCGAATAGATTCGAAAAACGGCCCGGTCAATGCCCAAAACCGTCCTGTCGCGGGACATCATCGCAGATTCGAAGGAACAAGGCGTCGACGTGTCGTTGGCCCAGGTCAGCACCACCTTGCGTTCTGCTGGTTTCCGCCGTCGTCGGGGAAAGAAAGCAGCCGCCTCGTCGGCCGCTGGCCCAGCCAACGGCGCCGCCGGGCATGGGTTAAATCTGGAGGCGCTGCTGGCGATCAAGAAACTTAGTTGACGATCGCGAAAGGATGAGTACCCACTGAAATGAAACTTGTGAAATGCGAAAACTGTCATCAAATCGATATTGACAAGGTGGTTTGCAAGATTCCAGAATGGAAGGTATGGGCTGATGAGAATCGAGAGCCGCACGGATGCGACTCGGCGTCGGCCTCCTCAGCCTTGCGGCGGCAGATAAATGGCCGCGGGAGCGGGCAACATGCCACGGATGGCAATCACGTTCCTGACGAACGCCATCGATCTTCGGGCAGCTATTCGTCCGCGCCCGGTCGCTGGGCGGCATCCCTGGTGGCGGATCGTATCCCACCCAGATCTCATTCCGCGCAGCCAGCGGTGCCGGTCGGATTGCCGCGCGCGAAACATTTGAAAACTCCACCTCCCGGTTAAGCCGATCCGACTGCCGACGCACGACCAAAAACCTTGCCCGTGAATATGAACAACCACGCTCAAGATGCTTCCGCACCGGAGACGGTGAATCGATCGGCGCTTGCCCGACTCGAATTCAATGCCGCCGAATTGGCCGCCCTCAGGCGCCAGGGCTTTGTCGCACGGGAAATTCGCGGTAAGCGGACCAGCGTCTTCAAATTGCGATTCCGGTTCGGCGGTCGGCAACGCGTTCGTTACCTGGGGACCGACGCGGACGAAGCAGAGAGGATTCAAAATGAATTGAACGAACTTCAGGGAGGGCGGCGGGCGGATCTCGCGCTTGGCCGGCTGAGCCGCTCCGCAGCGCAGCTTTTGCGGGACAGCAAACTACGGCTTGAGCCGTGGGTGCAGCGGGCTGGCCTGCGGTTTCACGGCCGCGCAATTCGGCGGCCGCGAGCACCTTCGCCTGAATTCTCAATAGCCCGCAACTTTAGTTAAGTCCAACTCCGACTATAAAGGAATGCCACGATGAAAGGTCCAAAGGGAATTAGAACAAACGACGAAGCGAGCCAAATGGGCGACGATATCGGTCCGGACGAAGTGGATGCCCGGTTGGAGCGCATTTCGCAGTACGGCCAAGTATCGCTGAGCGAACCTCCGTTGCAGGCCAACCTCAGGGTCGCGAACGCCGAATTATTGGAGTTGGCCCTGCGGATGAAGGAGGAACTCGCAGCGGTCCTCGAGCGTCGCCCCGATTCTATCGAGCGACTGGCGCACGTGCGTCGCGGCATGAATCTCTACCTGCGGATTACCAGCCAGATTTCACGCTATACGCAGCTCGTCGTCAAACATCACCACGGTCAAACCGAGAACTAACTGGGGAGGGACTATCGCAATACGCGCGGTGGCGGCGATTACCTACTCTGATAGCATTATCATGATATCCTGCTGTGAATCGAATCCGAGTATTCCGCAAGAGTGGGCATTGTCGGCGCGGATTAGGCCGTGGGGCCGTGCAACGAAGCGAAGAAACGACAACTTGATACCCAACACTGCCGCGGGGGTATTCCGGTAGTTAGCATCACCGATTGGACAGAGAACGAAGTTTGGACCTACGGGCGTTACACGACCCCCACGAGTTCCGACAACGTGGTGCTTTCGAGCTTGTCTATCAGCACCGGGGTCGTGACGTTGCTTGGCAACAATGAAGTCAGCCGGGGAAAAACGAGCTGTTCAACTTGACCGGCTCCGGTCAGATGTCCATGCTGACCTCCAATCCCGACTCACCCAACCCGGTTTACTCGATGCTCACCTGGAAATCGAACGAACTCACGTTGGGGGCCGGTTTCATGCCGTCGTTCGTCACTTGGACCGCTCAATCCGCGGGACAGTACGTGGTCAGCGCGTCCTTCGAGACGGGTCAGCCGGACACCGTCACGTCCGCGGGATTGGCCGCGCCGCTCGACAGCCCAGGGGGCTTTACTCTGGGATCTGAGAGCGCGTTCGTGCCTTACTCAACCACGATCCGAGTCACTGCCGGCGATACCGTTGACCTCTTGGCTTGGGATGGCACCGGCAGCGCCAACGAGTCGGCGGGGCTCAGATTCCAATTCTCCCCGGTGACCGCTTCCGATTCCCCCGATCCAGTTCCGGAGCCATCTCGGGTCGTTGCCCTGCTGTTGGGCCTCGCGAGCATGGTCGTCGTCGGCTGGTTGTGGGATTACCGCCGGCGAAATCGCTGTGTTGTCAGTTTCAAGTGAGGGGCCGCATGGCTGAGTTCCGCAGGGACCGATAGGCCGGCCGGCCGTGGTCGAATCGCTTTGGGACGGAGACGAACTATCTGCCGCCCGCGCCGCCGGAGTTCGCGTTTGCCGATGGCGGCGACCACGCGCCGCGGCCAGCCGCCGGCCAGCAACTGGTGTTCCGCCGCGAGCTTCAAGACAAAGACGAACATCGCCTCGTGAACTTCCAGCGGCAGGCGGCCACGAATCCGCGACAGGCTGGAGTGGTCGGGCGTCTCTTCTTCAACCGGCACCCCAAGGAATTCGGCTAGCGAGCCATGCGGGCGAGACTCCCTTCGCTTGGATCAAACAGCGGTTTGGGTTGCGTCAGTTTTTGGTGCGCGGCTTGGACCGTGTGCGGGTGGAATGGCGGTGGGCGGTCACGGCATTCAATCTCTGTCGCTTGATGACGCTGCTGGCCGGTCACCGAGGGCGTCCGGGCCCCGAGCCGCGGATAGGCACTTGTTCCATATAACTTTCCCTTCCAGACAACCCGACCATGCTCTGAGCCGAACCCGTCGGCTCTTGCTGGCGGCTTCCCTGGGGCCCGGGGGAAACTCCTGCAATCACCCGGAGGGCGGAAGTAAATCAACAGGTCGCACGCGAACCGGCCAGCGAAACCGTTCTGTAATTCGGGCAGCTAGCGACGGTTCAAACATCCCTTGACACGATGGCCGAAATCGCCACAATCCGCGGCGACATTTTGAGGCGGCATGGCACTGATGCTTCGCTGCCGCGGGATGTTCGGGCGTCCCGCAACGCCCGTTGTGGCTGAAACCAGTCCATGTCCGTCGGCCGGCGCACAGGAAGTCGCAATGGCCGGCTGGATTGATTCGTGAGGGCGACGCCGATTCCTATCGGCGGCGCAGGGCAAGGAGGCCTTGCGATATGCCAGCATCGACCCCGCGCACTTGCAGCGTGAGCCTGAAACGGCTCTGTCCCGGCGCTCGATTCTATGGAGCGTCGGATGTCATCGTCACCTCGGTCTGCGCCGATTCTCGCGCCGTCGATCCGGGCGACCTATTCGCAGCACTGGTGGGAAATAATACCGACGGCCACGATCACCTGGCCGAGGCCTTCGCCGGCGGCGCGTCAGCCGTGCTTGCGGAGCGGTTCGTGCCAACCGACGGGCGGCCGCTTTGCGTCGTGCCGGATAGTCGCGTCGCGTTCGCCCGAGTTTGCCAGGCGCTGGCCGACAATCCGAGCGGGCGGTTGAAGGTGATCGGCGTGACCGGCACCAACGGCAAGACGACCACAAGCTGGCTGATTCGCGGAATTCTCGACGCGGCCGGTTATCGCGCGGGCCTGTTGGGGACCTTGGAGTACAGCGACGGCGAGACGGCCGAAGCCGCGGACTTGACGACCCCGCCGGCCCCCGTGCTGGCTCATTGGCTCCGCCGGATGGAGGTGGCCGGCTGCTCGCACGCGGTGATGGAAGTTTCCAGCCATGCGCTAGCCCAAGCCCGCGTCGAGGGAATCGAATTCAACGCCGCTTGCGTCACCAACGTTCGCCGCGATCATCTCGACTTTCACAATACGTTGGCCAATTACCGTCGAGCGAAGGCGCGGATTTTCAAGCATTTGGCCGCCGACGGATTCGCCGTGCTGAATGCCGACGATCCGATCGCCGCGGGCTTCGCTGAACTGGTTTCCGGGCCAACGCTGACCGTCGGATTGCAATCTCCCGCCGAGGTGACCGCTCAAGTAATCGATCGCTGCCGCAGCGAGCAGACGTTTCTGCTTTCCGCCGGCAGCGACACGGTGCCGGTTCGCACGCGGATGATCGGCGATCATCATGTAGCCAATTGCCTGGTCGCCGCCGCAGTTGGGCTGGTTTATGGAATCGAACTGGCTGACGTGGCGCGCGGCTTGGAGCAGGTCGAGCAAGTCCCTGGCCGGATGGAACGGCTGGAATGCGGCCAG
The Pirellulales bacterium DNA segment above includes these coding regions:
- a CDS encoding PEP-CTERM sorting domain-containing protein (PEP-CTERM proteins occur, often in large numbers, in the proteomes of bacteria that also encode an exosortase, a predicted intramembrane cysteine proteinase. The presence of a PEP-CTERM domain at a protein's C-terminus predicts cleavage within the sorting domain, followed by covalent anchoring to some some component of the (usually Gram-negative) cell surface. Many PEP-CTERM proteins exhibit an unusual sequence composition that includes large numbers of potential glycosylation sites. Expression of one such protein has been shown restore the ability of a bacterium to form floc, a type of biofilm.) produces the protein MSMLTSNPDSPNPVYSMLTWKSNELTLGAGFMPSFVTWTAQSAGQYVVSASFETGQPDTVTSAGLAAPLDSPGGFTLGSESAFVPYSTTIRVTAGDTVDLLAWDGTGSANESAGLRFQFSPVTASDSPDPVPEPSRVVALLLGLASMVVVGWLWDYRRRNRCVVSFK
- a CDS encoding UDP-N-acetylmuramoyl-L-alanyl-D-glutamate--2,6-diaminopimelate ligase, producing the protein MPASTPRTCSVSLKRLCPGARFYGASDVIVTSVCADSRAVDPGDLFAALVGNNTDGHDHLAEAFAGGASAVLAERFVPTDGRPLCVVPDSRVAFARVCQALADNPSGRLKVIGVTGTNGKTTTSWLIRGILDAAGYRAGLLGTLEYSDGETAEAADLTTPPAPVLAHWLRRMEVAGCSHAVMEVSSHALAQARVEGIEFNAACVTNVRRDHLDFHNTLANYRRAKARIFKHLAADGFAVLNADDPIAAGFAELVSGPTLTVGLQSPAEVTAQVIDRCRSEQTFLLSAGSDTVPVRTRMIGDHHVANCLVAAAVGLVYGIELADVARGLEQVEQVPGRMERLECGQPFGAFVDYAHTPDALEICLKTLREVTEGRLICVFGAGGDRDREKRPQMGRVVETDADLPIVTDDNPRHEDPARIRRDIVRGFKWPSGARIIPDRAEAIAYALSQADSGDCVLIAGKGHEEHQIVRNQRHWFDDRHVARQWLYDNSFSTEMLVKPWQRARAA
- a CDS encoding YdcF family protein; this translates as MLGFAIYLSSGWWLPAAGRWLDVSEPPRVVDYCLVLSGDFESRPFGAAALYRKGFIRHDIWLTHVVSADRFSPTGLDSDAAARRILTAVGVPVDRIAVLDGVCASTFDEAESLERMLIAHPEATVAVVTSDYHTRRSRWVFRHVLGERADRLQFISVPTDGFNAENWWTVEEGFAIYSKEFLKLPFYYVRYGWGFVWILLAAAAVAGLWAVRRVLRGGRDCGADKTAAERCNRGQA